A window from Dama dama isolate Ldn47 chromosome 11, ASM3311817v1, whole genome shotgun sequence encodes these proteins:
- the LRRTM4 gene encoding leucine-rich repeat transmembrane neuronal protein 4, translating into MGFHLITQLRSMRVVLVLLPTLLLVMLTGAQRACPKNCRCDGKIVYCESHAFADIPENISGGSQGLSLRFNSIQKLKSNQFASLNQLIWLYLDHNYISSVDEDAFQGIRRLKELILSSNKITYLHNKTFHPVPNLRSLDLSYNKLQTLQSEQFKGLRKLIILHLRSNSLKTVPIRVFQDCRNLDFLDLGYNRLRSLSRNAFAGLLKLKELHLEHNQFSKINFAHFPRLFNLRSIYLQWNRIRSISQGLTWTWSSLHNLDLSGNDIQGIEPGTFKCLPNLQKLNLDSNKLTNISQETVNAWISLISITLSGNMWECSRSICPLFYWLKNFKGTKESTMICAGPKHIQGEKVSDAVETYNICSEVQVVNTEKSHLVPQTPQKPLIIPKPTTLKSDPSRSTLETPSPSPGFQIPGTEQEYEHVSFHKIIAGSVALFLSVAMILLVIYVSWKRYPASMKQLQQHSLMKRRRKKTRESERQMNSPLQEYYVDYKPTNSETMDISVNGSGPCTYTISGSRECEV; encoded by the exons ATGG GTTTCCATTTAATTACGCAGCTGAGAAGCATGCGTGTGGTGCTAGTGCTACTTCCTACACTGCTGCTTGTTATGCTCACGGGGGCTCAGAGAGCTTGCCCAAAGAACTGCAGATGTGATGGCAAAATTGTGTACTGTGAGTCTCATGCTTTTGCAGATATTCCTGAGAACATTTCTGGAGGGTCACAAGGCTTATCATTAAGGTTCAACAGCATTCAGAAACTCAAATCCAATCAGTTTGCCAGCCTTAACCAGCTTATATGGCTTTATCTTGACCATAATTACATTAGCTCAGTGGATGAAGATGCATTTCAAGGCATCCGTAGACTGAAAGAATTAATTCTAAGCTCCAACAAAATTACCTATCTGCACAATAAAACATTTCACCCAGTTCCCAATCTCCGCAGTCTGGACCTTTCTTACAATAAGCTTCAGACATTGCAATCTGAACAATTTAAAGGCCTTCGGAAACTCATCATTTTGCACTTGAGATCTAACTCATTAAAGACTGTACCAATCAGAGTTTTTCAAGACTGTCGAAATCTGGACTTTCTGGATTTGGGTTATAATCGTCTTCGAAGTTTGTCGCGAAATGCTTTTGCTGGCCTTTTGAAGTTAAAAGAGCTCCACTTGGAGCACAATCAGTTTTCCAAGATCAACTTTGCTCATTTTCCACGTCTCTTCAACCTCCGTTCAATTTACTTACAATGGAACAGAATTCGCTCCATTAGCCAAGGCTTGACATGGACTTGGAGTTCCTTACACAACTTGGATTTATCAGGGAATGATATCCAAGGAATTGAGCCGGGCACATTTAAATGTTTGCCCAATTTGCAAAAATTGAATTTGGATTCCAACAAGCTTACCAACATCTCACAGGAAACTGTCAATGCGTGGATATCATTAATATCCATCACTTTGTCTGGGAATATGTGGGAATGCAGTCGGAGCATTTGTCCCCTATTTTATTGGCTTAAGAATTTCAAAGGAACTAAGGAAAGCACCATGATATGTGCAGGACCTAAGCACATCCAAGGTGAAAAGGTTAGTGATGCAGTGGAAACATATAATATCTGCTCTGAAGTCCAGGTGGTCAACACAGAAAAATCACACTTGGTCCCCCAAACTCCCCAGAAGCCTCTGATTATCCCTAAACCTACAACCTTGAAATCTGACCCTAGCCGGTCCACCCTTGAAACACCAAGCCCTTCCCCGGGGTTTCAgattcctggcacagagcaagaGTATGAGCATGTTTCATTCCACAAAATTATTGCAGGGAGCGTGGCACTCTTTCTTTCGGTGGCTATGATCCTCTTGGTAATCTATGTGTCTTGGAAACGCTACCCAGCCAGCATGAAACAACTTCAGCAACACTCTCTTATGAAGAGGCGGCGGAAAAAGACCAGAGAGTCTGAGAGACAAATGAATTCCCCTTTACAGGAGTATTATGTGGACTACAAGCCTACAAACTCTGAGACCATGGATATATCGGTTAATGGATCTGGGCCCTGCACATATACCATCTCTGGCTCCAGGGAATGTGAGGTATGA